Within the Borrelia sp. P9F1 genome, the region TGATCATCAAACGCATGGTGTACTCAGCAATACTTACAGGAGAGAGCTCGTTTCACATAGTAATACCAGACTCTGATGATGCTGCCACTCCCTTAAGACAAGACTTTTCTGTCTTAACACATAATTTTGGAGAGGTTTGGAGCGCTGCAGATTGCAGACATAGAGACATTCATCCAACACGAGTCGTTACAGTGAGCTCATCATTCCTAAATTTTACAGCGCTGCGCAAAAGCAGTAGCATAATGAACACACTACTTGTTGAAACGCTGGGTTTCCTACGCGTTAACAACTTCACTTTCCTTAAATCAGCTACCCTACCCTCAGTTAAAGATATGACTGCCCATGACCTTGCTGAGGTCAAACGTAATGTAGATGGAGTACTGGATGATAATCATAAAATGATGATACTTGGACGCGAGGACGATATATCAAACATAACACGCTCTGTAAGTCCACTCCGCGATGCCTTCGAGATTATTGTATCTAACATAACACTTCACTCAGGTATTCCTAAAGAGATACTTTATCCAGTATCACCCTCTGGTGAGGGGAGAGTGGGTAATTATGACATTTTTTATCTTAATATCGAGCAGATCTCTAGATTAATGGTGGCTTCCTTCATTAATACCGTGCTTGCGCGATTTCAATTAAAGTCTAATTGGAGTTTTAAGGCCGTCAAGCCTGTAAGTCAGAAGGAGCAAGCTGACATTGATGAGAAGCACGCACGCACACTGGGTACTTATGTTGAACTTATACAAAAAGCCACTGAACTTGCCAGACAGGACTTAAGGGAGCAGGTTGAAGAGCAGTTTAGAGCTTATTTAAACAATGAGTAATGAGTAATTTAATGAAAGAAAGATTTGCAAAAAGGAGGTTAAAGATGCAAATGGAAATGGAACAAGAGGAGCTAGATTCAGTCTCTATTGCTTTTACTACACTTGATAGTGGATCAGATGAGACAGCTGTGCAGCAGCAGAAAGCGGCAGCTGGTGTCAGCACCATTACGATACCTCAAGAGGATTACAAAAGACTTAAGGATGCATACAAAAAGCTACCCGATATTATGCCTCGAGAGGAGATTGACCGCAGGGTCGAGCTTGAGAGGAATTCACTGACTAAGGCTAGGCTGCAAGCAGAAGCTGATGCATTCAGGGACTCACAAAAGCTGTCTGAGCTTGAAAAGAAGTGTCAGGATTACTACACCCCATCAACCATAAAGGATGCGGGTAGTGTAAGGGAAACAAAACTGGCTTTCCTTGAGGCTATGAAGAGGAAATACAGCGTGCCTAAATTTAGAGTTGATGAGTCAGGTGATCTTGACTCCCAAATTGAGAATCTGTGTCTACTAGTCCAGGAGTTTACAGCCTACAGACAAACGGTTAATACTCGCAATAGAGAGGTTGGCAAGATCATCAATAATACTAAAGCTCAGCGGCATAAGGAAAGATGGGGGGCGGCAGCACATGTTTGATTTGTTTTTATTTTATTTTAGTAAAAAGTTTTCTCGAAAAACAGAGTTTGTTAATAATACCAAAGCTCAGCGACACAAGGAAAGATGGTGGGTAGCACATGCCTGATTTTGATTTTACATCAATTGAGAAGAGATTCATCCTAGGTTGTGACCATAAGAGTGGATTAAATCAGACTGAAACTGCAGTAGTTGATGTTAACTCTGACATAATACAGCCTGGCATGCCAGTGCTTGCAACTGGCAAATCAAGCCCAATGGGTGACATATTAGTCAAGGCACCCTCCTCTGCGGGTAATGGGAACTGCAGCGTGCGTGGGTTTGCATTAAAGAAAACCAATATTAGTTCACATGAGAATCCAGACTACTTCCCAGGAGAAATGATCCCTGTTAGAAGATTTGGTGAGGTCGTAGTTAAGGTTGACAATGGCTGGGCTGACCCTAAAATTGGTGACTTTGTTTTTCTAAAGGCAGAAAAACTAGTCAAGGACGGCAAGGGTGCGGTGCAGGTTGGCAGGGTTAAAGACACTGACCCGCGTGATAAGAAGGTCATTTTACTAGATATTAACATCGGTGCAGAGTATGAGTCCAGCGGTAGCCGTAAGTTTTCTTAAAAGCTTATTTATAAAAACCTAAAAACATCTTTAATTTAAGAAATTAATTTAAAAGGAGAGCAACCATGCTAAGTATTTTCATAAAAGATATAAGTATTGAAAAGCAAACAATAGGAGAGGGACAATGAGTCGAAGTATTTTCACAGAAGCAAGCGGTACCTATAGCGGTGACATACTACAGCTTGCAAAAGATGGCCTTGAGGAGTTTGTTCCATACAAGGTAATAAACAGGAGTGAGCTCAGGCAAGGGTATTATGTTGCACGCAGGGCTACCCTTGAACACAACGTTACTTCAAATTTCGGCGATTATAACAATGAGATTGGCAGAAGCAGCTTCTCTTTTGCAGAGGTAGCATACAAGATGCACGTATTTGATACGGTACAACGCATTGCTTTAAAGGATCTAATGTATGGATCTGTTTCAGAAGAGGAGGTTAAAGCTAATCTTGAACTTGGTCTTATGAAGGATGCATACCACTCAATTATTTTTGGCAAGCCTCACATTAAGATGGAGGGGATCGCCACCCTTACAGGCAGAAGCAGCATTAAAGTAGCATCAGTTACTAGTGGATATACCCTGCATGATAGTGTTGTGCTTGCAAAGCGCGAGTCGGAGAAACATAAGGAGAAACTAGATGGGATTTATCACCTACTGCTGCCACATGCATACTCACACCTACTAGCAGATCTTTATAGCGAACCGCAATACATTAAGATTAAGAAATCACTTGAGGATGACCATAATATTTTAACCTCAGTCTTTAAGGGACTCACGCACCCGATTCTTTATGAACCCAATCCAGAGGTAATGTTTGTTCCAATGATACCCGAAATATTCTTTAGAAGATTTTCAGCTCCAGATGGCGATTACATTCACGCCTCAATGGAATCAGCAGGTGTTATTCACTTCCAACCAGCCGAAGTAGTTGAGATCGAGATTACTAAGGGCCCGTAGTTGACAAACATAGGGAGGGCTTGTTTGAGAGTGGAAGCATTGGAAATACAGGGCATCACCTGGGATGAGTGGCTAGAGCTTTGGATCGCAAACACGCAGATTGAGTATCTTGCAAACGAGTGCAGCAAGGATGGCGTGATACAAATACCTGAGCAGCTTAAAGGTGAGCTTACAGAAGTGCTGCGTTATGCAACCTCAATTTTATCACTATACAGGATCACAAGTAGCGTTGCGTACAAAAACTGGCTACTAATTCTACTAGATGTCGTCTACTCAGAAGTTTTTCATGTAAGGTGCAGCAAGGCTGGCCAGCAGAATTGTAGACTCAGGCAGCTGCTTTTACAACTCGACTTTCTATTCCAAAGAGTCGACACAAGACCATTCCTAGATATTGGGTCCTTCTGTTAAAGAAGTCCAATATTAAGTTAAGAATGAGTTGATAGCAAAAAGAAATTTAAAGGTATGGGTACCAAGAAAAGATGAGGAGGTTGGAGGAGAAATAGCAGAAGAATAGCAGTGATTTAAATGTTTCGTGTAGCGATTTTAAAAAACAAGAGGTTAGAGATAAAAATGGCAGAACAAAAGTTAAAGATACCCTCAGGGGCAGTGTTGGCAGCAGTCAATATTGATAAATTTAAGTGGTGCTTTAAAGGTAGTGATATTAAGAACAATGGGGACGATGTTGTTGATCCTAAGGATTTAGTTGTAAAGGACTTACCGCTTACTACCAAGCAGCCCTCAAAATGGAAATCAATTAAAGAGTGTGTGTTTAAGGTTAAGAAACTAGGAGAGGATTCAAAACTCACAACATCGTATGACCTTAGAGAAGGTGGTGTGCTTTATTATGAACAAAAATCACTCTTTGATGACCTTAAAGAAGCACTAGGTAAGAACGATGAGATCGAGGTGCTGCTTATGCGCACGTACTGCCTTGGCTACTCATACAATGTCAACTCAGTAAAAGCAACAGAGACACTCAAGACAACATGTGGTTCAATCTCAGCTATAGGAAAACAACCAGAACACACAGTTGAGTTCTCAGGGTACTCTGTACGAGAAACTGTAGAGAACAAAGAAGAACTGCTTGAAACCTACATTGAGCGCTCACACTTCCCAACCATGGATATTGTAAAAAATGGGAGTAAGAACGGTAGTTATGAGATAGGCAAGCTTAAGAGGCCTGCAAATTATGAATTCGTGGTGCTTCTAGTCAATCAGATACAAAGTCTTAATCAGCGTACCAAGTTTAGCGTAGCAGAAGGACAGATTGCAACATTTAATCCAGCACAGGACTTATCAAACCAGAAGATCGACCTTAAGTGTCAGGTAACACTTTCTAAACCATTAGTATCGCTATCTTATGACTACATAGAAGGCGCTGTGTTTTTCGAGATTTAATTTAAAGCAAAAAGGAGGCAATATGATAATTAATGTTAATTTAACAGGCAGGGTACCCATTCCCTACATCCCATCATATATAAGAAATGGTAAGGATTTTAATACAAAGTCGGAAGCAAAGGAAGTAAAGGAAGCAAAGGAAGCTGAGGACAGCCAAGCATATATCATACTTGAGAATATTGACTATGGGTTTATGGAGAGACTTAAAGCGAGGCAAATACAAATACTACAAGACATTAAGAAGGGAGGTGGTGAGCATGATTCTGCAGGTGTTGCTGCAGCAACTGAAGCCCAGATGAAATATGTTCGTCAAGTATGGAGGGAGCATGTAGCAGGGTTTACAGGTCTTTTTGATCAAACAGGCAAGCTTGTTACAAAAGAAATGGTCGAGAGCGATGCAATACTTCTAGATGATATGCTGCTTAACATATCACTTGAACTTGGCAATCTAGCCTCAACACTAAGGGCAGAGCGTTGCCTAAAAAAGTCGAGCTTGCAGTCCAGTACATCGCAAAGCGTGAGCACTACAGTAACGTCTTAAGGTATGCAGACAAAATTAATTCAGAGTTTATATCAGAGATGAAGAGTGAGCTGGACTGGATTGCTTCCAATGAGACTGCCATTTCATATTTGATTAATCTAGCATTAGTGTCAAGAGCTACAGGTAGCCTACCTGAGGCTGGAGGTCTTTTTAATCAAAATTACTGGTTCGTTCTAGTTCTAAATGAACTTGCAATTTATATTGAACTACAAAAAGGTGAAAGCCTGAATGAATAATTGGTATTCGAATCTTTTGGATTTAAATCTTTTGAATTCGAATCATTCGACTTCTACTAGCCAGCGAGGCTGGTGTGGGTGGTGAGGCCTTGTTTAGAATGGCTAGTGAGGGCAAGCTCGGGTTTAATGATTTAAATAGTGCCTTGCAAAAGGCTACTGCTGAGGGTGGCAAGTTTTACAAAAACACCGCTCGCGAGGCTCGCACCCTTAAGCAGTCACAAGAACAGACTGCTAAGATGAGTGAGAAGCTGTTTCTTCAAATAGGACAGGCACTAGAACCCATGATGATGGGGTTTGAGAAGGTAAAACAGTTCCTAATAGTAGGCGTGCTGACGCCTATTGTTAAAATAACAGGAGCCGTACTATCGCTTTACGCTAAGCTTGTACAGATTGCAGGTTATATCGTAGGTAAGTATGTAGAGGCACTCAAGATGGCCTTCAGACCAATCATCGCTCTTTTTACTAAAGTGGGTGAGCTTGCAGGCAAGTTATGGGGTTCTGTTTCTCAATTTTTAGGGCTTTCTAGTAAGAAGAGTGAGGAAGAGGAGAAGGCAGAGGAGCCTTCTAGAGTTAAGAAATACGACCCAAAAGCTATAGCAGATTATGATAAGCAAATGATGCAGGATTATGAAGAGCTGCAGAAGAAAATATTTAAGATGAAGCGTGACATTCATCTTAAACCCTATGAAGAGCAGCTTAAGGCTACCCGGCAAGATGAGGCATTCATTAACGAACGCAATAAGGAATTCCTTGCTAAGTACAGTGCAAGCTTTGATAACTTAAATGAAGCAAATCAGAAAACACTAGCGGGTATTGAGAAAATTGTTAGTGATTTTGCACAAGCTAATCATGATTTTGTAAATGCCCATAAGGATCTAAAAGCAGCCCTTGCAGAAAAGGAACGAGAAATATTAACACTCCCTTATAGGGAGCAGGAAAGGGCTACCCGTAAATTAGCTGAGGAAGCTAATGCTCGCAATAAAGAATTCTTTGCTAAATATATAGCGGGCAGTTTAGCAGACTTAATGAACAAAGCAGGCAAGTAGTTGTCGCGATGCAGCGTGAGGTTAATGAATTTGAAAAGAGTGCTCCTGACAGGTCATTTGCTGATTCATACAAGGCACTACAAGACAAAATTAGAGATATTAAGTACCAACTTGCATTACTACCAGAGGATGCTCATGGGCGCGCTAGCCTTAAGATACAACAAGAGATAGCTAACATGTATCGCGAGTTTAGCGATGCTCACAAGAGTGAGTTTGAAAAGCTCAATGATACTAATAAGAATGCCCTGCTTTCTGCTGCACAGCAGGCACGCAAGGCTAGCCAGGATTGGTTTGCAACCATTCAAGCGTTACTTGCAAGTCTTGCAGGCTCCGTAAGTAAGGTTTTAACACAAGATTTAGGAAAGGCTTTTGCACAAAACACCGCCAAGGGTACAGACGCTTTTATCGCATCTGCAGTTGATGTTTCAAAAGACTTAGTATCAAGCCTTGGTGTATGGGGTCAGATGGCTGTAGCCATTTTTGATTTTACCGTGGGTATATTTAAGGGAATAGAAGCTAATGCTATAGCTGAGATTGAAAAGAGGCGCGATTAGGAATTAGAGCGGCTTGCTAAGCAGAGTGAAGTTGAGCTTATGCGTATCGAGGAGGGGTTTAATCGTGAAATTAATATGCGAAAGGAAAAGCTTTCTAAACTGGATGAGCAGTACAATAAGGAAATTGAATTCTTAAAGCAAGCACAGAGCAAGGGTCAAATATCAGGAGAGGAGTTTCAGAAGCGCTTAGCTAGTGTACAACAGGAGTACCAGACCAAGCGTGCTGCACAACAAGAGGCCATTACAACTCAGGAGACATAAAAGAAGATTGAAGAGGAGCGTAGTCGTAAGCTTACTAGCCTTGAAGAGGAGAGAATTAAAGCTCAAACTGAGTTTGATAAAATTAGTGCCTCATGGTGGTATTGGAGTAAGCAAACAGATCTAGATAAGCCTCCATAGATAAAAATAGCAATAAATAAAGATATAGAAGATAAGTAATAAAAAAATTGCCAAGAGAAGTGCAGGAAATAACGAATTAATTCTAAAATTATCAAAACACGTCACTAAGTTTTTTCTGGATGGATAATAAAGTATTATAATCAGGGATACAGCTTGCATCTCCATCAGTATCTTAAATATTACTACAGCCTTCTTTGTGACCACCAAGGCCACCTGTTTTTAAAATTAATTCTTTTTATCTGTTCTCATGCTAATCAATCTGCCTCAAGTCATTGGTATTTGTTTAGTTTCATGCCCCGAGACAGCTTAATTAGATTTTATTATTTACAGGTATGTTTTATTAAAATAATACTAGAGAGATCCTATTTGTATATAAGTCTTCAACAATACACTGAGCCAAATGTATTAAAAATTTAAAAAAAGATATACTGATACAGTTATTATCAATAAATCTTAAAGATAGGAGGATAAAAAAATTGAGTACCAAGAAAGTACCTAGGGTCATATCAATAGCAAGCATTAAGGGTGGTGTTGGGAAGAGCACAACTTGTTTAATACTCGCTAAATTAATAGCACAACAACATAAAGTTTTGCTTATCGATATGGACACACAAGCTTCCATTACTAGTTATTATGGCGACCAATTAAAGGCGAGGAAGATTCATGTGCCCACATTTAACACATATGAAATGCTAAAAGGAGAACTGCTTGCGGATAGTGCTGTAGTAAATGTGTATCAAAATATTGATATAATTCCTAGCTATTATAGCTTACAAGATTTTGTAAAATATTGTTGGCAAAGTAAGGTTATTACATTTGAAGAAGCACAATTTTTCTTAAAAGATGCAATGCAAAACTTAACAAAAGAATATGATTATATTTTAATTGATAACCCACCATCATCAGATATTCTTTTAACCAATTCTCTTTTTGTTAGTGATTACGTAATCACACCAGTCGTGTGTGAATTATGGACGTTTGAAAGTTTAGAACTTATTTACGCTCAGGTTCATGACATATTAAAATTAGACATCCCAATATATATAGTAGTAACTAGATTTAAGAAGAGAAGCACTTACAGGTATTTTTATAATGAATTTATTAAAAGGGACAACTTTTTGGGTGTTGTATCAGAGAGGGAAAGTTTAAATAAAAGTATTTTTTCTAAGATCGATTTTGATATGACATGTGATTATGTGGGGGAATATCAAACAATTTGGAATAATTTTATATCGAAAACGGATAGATGATTAATAGAATACCTATAAATTTTACACGCGTGTAAAATTTATATTTGACATAATTCACATATATTTAATATATTATTAATATATTTTAAGGAGTAATAATATGGCCCAATTAAAACCCAATATCAGTTTAAGAATAGAAAACCAAGCCTTATATGCAGAGAAGGAAATTAAAGAACAAAGATTAAAAAAACTTATGGAAAGGCTAAAGTCATTAACAGTGAAAGATATTAGAACAAAAATAGATATGATTAAGACGGTATTTGAAATATATGATGAGAAATTATACGTAGTTGGGGGTTATAATAATTTTGTAGAGTTTATAAGGACTTGCGGTACTTCAACCACAAATGCTTATCTTTTTATTAAAATAGGCAAGGCATTAAAAGAAGGGCATATAACAGAACAGGATATTATCGATAGGGGAATAGACCATATAAAGATGATAGTAAAGGAAAATAATTACAAGGCCCTGCAAGAAGGAAAGATAAGGAAGGATATTCCATTAAGAATATTAATACCATCAGAAGGTACATATTCTTATTTTAAGTCAAATACTAAATTTACTTCTTATGCATTAGACAGAATTTATAGGGAGCACAGACATTTATTAGATAATTTGTTTTATGAATATAATCTAGAAAAGAAACATAAGAAAAAAATTGATACGGAAGATGTTATTTACACGGAAGAATAAGTAGCAAGAGCGGAGGCCTTTGTAGCAATGCAAAACAAATACGAGCAGAGCACACATAACAGAGATCCTGGTCTGCCAATTAATAATAGACTTGTCAAGGTTAGTTTGAGCAAACAAGCTCTCTTTAGAGGAATGTGAATCTAAATATTATTAATAATAAGCCAACAAGCCATATGTTTACTGTCAAACGATACAGAAGCCACTGCTTAAGCATGCCAGTAGGCTAGAAATCTTGAGAATGTCTGGAGCGGAGAGAACAGTACCACTGCTAGCCACTGATCTAACTAATATTTACATAATCTTTAGCAGTGCTCTTTGAATAGTGAAATTTGCATTCCACAGTTTAAATAATGCGTCTTTAAACTTTTCAGGTGCACCTTTCATAAAGGGCTCCAACTGTCTCTGCACTCCCTTATCAAACAGAGTAACTATACTGCCCATAAGATTCGTAACACACTCTTTAAGTTCTCCCTCTGCTACCTTTGTACCCGCGTGCTGATTATCTTTAGTAACACTTATACAATAATCAGCGACACCAAACTCTACCACGTTTCGCCCAACCTCTCCTATCGTACCACTCCCACTCTCTAGCATTCTGGCCAGCTTACCAACTAACTCGAACCTCAAGGAAGCGGTCTTAATATTGCCTATCACGGGAATCATAGCATCACGGAATCCAGCGCCCACTAGAGCCTTAAAAGCGAGAGCAAACTTACCAGCTGCTCGTTTAATCTCATCAATAATACTAGCGTTATCTTTGTGGTTATTATGTGCCTCAGCACTCTTAATAGCCGCCTCAGCGCTAGTCACAGCATCCGCGGCAAACCGATCAAGCTCATCTTTGCTTAAAGCCTTAACCTCAGCCACAGACTTACCAGTAGCCTTACTTACCTCCTCAGTTGCCTTTTCTGCTACAACCTCCGGTGTATCTTGAATCACCCCATAGGCATCCTTCCCCTCTGCTTCAGCTTTGTTCCACTTACAGCTGATAAACAGAACCAATATCAAAATACTTACTATTCTTCTCATATGCATGACACGAAAGCCTCTCCAATGAAAGGATACATCACAGTAGATAATAAACAATTTAGTAAATAGTGGGGAGGGGAGGGAAGACGTAGAGATAATTTTAATGTTTTGAAAAGAGAATATTGCTATAAGAATGGAGAGAGAATACTGGAGAAGATAAGTGCTTCAATATGCGAGCACTGAATAGTTAAAACAGCCATCTGTTAATTAAGAACAGTATCGTATAATTTGCGTAAATTCATTTAGTGTTATTTTAAATAGTAGGGATACGTTCATATTATTTACCCAGACGACAATTTTTCTTGCTAAATAATATACGAATTATTTTCTTTATTTTCAGATATTAAAATATAGCGGGTTCATTGAGGATACATTATTATAGTAAATATCTTGTATAAATTCCCGGTAGATAGAAATAGCAATAAATAAAAATATATAAGAAAAATTGTCAAGAGAAGTGTAGTTTTGATAAAAGTGGGAAAAATTAAAATTAAGTTAAGTTAGATAACTAGTATTTAAAATTTAAGAGTATTGTTTAAGAGGTGAATAAGGGGTGCTGTTTAATGAGTGCTGAGAATAAAAAATTGTTAGTGTTTTGCAATATAACAATTCTCTTGCTACCAAGATAGACGATATTGTAATTTATATTTTAAAATTTTGGGTATCTTAATTTCAACACTATTATTAGCATTTAATAAGGCTTGCTTTACATACTCATACTCAGTATCAAATTATCGCTATTCAGGAAAGCTATAATAACTTATCCCACATTTACAACTTACTAGTGTTAAAGAAGATATATTAAAGATTTAAATACTTAAGTATCTAAAAGACAAACAGGGTATACTTTATAAGTAAGGGGAGAGGATTAAATGAATACAGTATTTTTATTAATTGTAGGGATTGTTTTATTTATAACCTATGTTTTAGTATCAGGTTTTTGCATCCTTAAAGTGTTTAAGTCCATTTTTAATAATAAGTCTGAGATCAGGTTTGTGTCTCGGTCTAGGCAGTTTAAGAGGGGTGGCGAGGGAACTGGGAAGGAACCGGGCTCTGTTTATGTTAAGAATTTAGGCGTTAATAGAGGCACTCAACAAGATGAGTTGAAGGGCTCTAATACGAGGTATGTAGCACCAAAGCAGAAGAAACAAGATGTGGTATCACTACAGGGATCGGTTAGGCAACAAGACGTTATGCAAGAACAAGACAAGCTAAATAAGCAACAGGATGCTAAGAAAGATCGAGAGCTATTAAGGAAGGCTAATGCTGCAAGGCAAGCAGCTGTGGCTTTAAATAAGCAAATGAGGAGAGATAAATTTAGTAAAGGTAAATGGTAGTCTTAGCGATTTAGTCATCATTAGACCAGAGAAGAGAGCAGAGAGCGTGACATTAAAAGTAACTGTTCTAGCTAGAATGGAACAAAGGCAGGATGAGTTTAATAAGGCTTTAAACACAATAAAAGAACCCGTCCTTACAGAAGGACGGGTTCTTTCTTATTTTATTAAAATATTCTCATATTTAAACCCAAGAGACGAGTTTAATGGTGCTTTATATTTTAATGAGTATATAAACTGTTGTCTTTGTCATCGTTTAGGTCTTCGGGTGCAAAGAATTGTTAGCATCTGATGCATCCGATTTATTTATTTTGCAAATATGACCTTAAATATAATTTAAAAAAAAGTTAACATGTCATTTATGAAGATATCTATCCTAAACTCGGGTTGCACAATGAAATTGGTATTTGGAAACTTTAAATATTTCTAGTATGGATACTTTTAAATATTCTCAAACATTTGACTGGCGAGTGTACTACTAATTTTGAAGTAAAACAATAGTTACTAGGAGCAGAGTAAAATCTTTAAGTTATAGGTATGCTATAAAAATCATTTGTTTGCTACGTATTATGCAGTACCTTTGGAGTGTGGGAGATATGTTTTGTTATGTACATAAAGATTGTAGGTATTTTAGTGCTAATATTGTTTATCGGTTGTAAGGACGACAAGGATAAGGAAAAAGTTAGGGTAGGGTCTGCTGATGAGTCAATTGCTGCTGAAGCGGCAAAATTAGCAGAGGAAGTAAGTAAGTCTACTGGTAAGTCTGCTGATGAGGCTAAGTCTTTAAGTAAAGATGAGCTTGGACAGCTTACAGATGAAGCTAGGAGTAGCGCTGAGGCGGCTCTTAAGAGTGCTGAAGAGCGGGTTGGCATTAGGGATAGGTCTGATGTTATTAAGCAGATTACAGAAGCGGCTGGTAAGCTTGTTTTGGCTTTTAGGTCTCTAGTGAGGTCGGGATACAGTAGTGATATTGTGGAACCATTTCTAGAGAATATGAAGCATGCTTTAGGTCAGTTATCTTTAGCAGGGAAGCTGGCAACTATGGCAGAAAGTATCAATCAGACTCTAGATTCTGCTTTGGAAGCTGTAGTGAAGCTTGAGGGTGATCTAGGCTCTTGTATAAAGCATATTAAAGCCAATAGCGATCAGACGGATGCACCAAGTAGTGGTCTTAATTTATGTGTGAAGGATCTTATGGAGAATGCAGGTTCGTATTTCCATGATAATGTTCGTGATCTGATAGCCGGTGTAAACGTACCAGATAAGTTTAAAGATGCATTGGAGAATCTACAGGCCGCAGCTCATTTTATCGGTAGAGCTACACTCATGCTTAATTATAAAGACTAGTTTACATTGTTTTATTCGTGCTTTATTGCTACAAGTATTAAAATTTTATTGGAAACTATTTTATGTGTTGCCTCCTTGCTATTTATTAAGTTGTTTACTGTCCACTGTGAAGTACCCTTTGAGGGGAGGTTGTGTTTTATATGTGCGTGTCGTGTGTTCTAATATTGATTTTTTGTGTATTAATTGTCGGTTGTGTGTGGTGGTATAAGAATAGGGGAAAGGCTGGAGTTGAGTCGATACAGGATTCAGGCAAAGGTTATAGCAGAAAGGATAGCTGAGGAGGTTGGGAGTGCTATTGGCAAGTCTGTGACTGAGGTTAAGGCTTTAAGTAAAGATGAGCTTGAGCGGTTTGCGGCAGATGCTGCGACTAGTGCTGAGGCTGCTTACAGTGTTGATGTTACAAATAGCAGCGATGGGGGGCCACAAGCAGGTCTGCTGATTCTGTGAATAATTCTGAGCTTATTGACCGTATTAGGGGCTCAGTTGGGAAGCTTGATTTAGCTTTCAAGGCTTTAATTGCTGTTGAGTACAGTGACGATATTTTGGATGTGGTGTTGGATAATCTTAAGGTCGCTTTGCAGAAGTTGGAGTTAGCTGGCAAGCTTGCTGCGATAATAGAGAGTGGAGGTATCCATATAATAGAAGAGGCCAAGAAGACCGTATTGAAATTTGGTGGCGATATTTCTTGTATAAAAAGTATTGAGTATACTAGGGGGTATGCCAATGCACAAGCGAATGGAATCAAAGCTTGTGTTAAAACTCTCATGGAGAATGTAATTAATCTATTTGAAAAGGGCATTCGTGATAAGTTGGGTTCTGCTTCAAGATACTCACCTTATAAGTTTAAAGATGCCTTAAATACACTACGGGCTGCAGCTCTCGATATAGGTGCTGCTTCTCATAAGATTAAGTATTAGCCTTTACTAACCT harbors:
- a CDS encoding phage portal protein, whose product is MFKFSFLNRSKEDKRKSVLYPASEAVDACDASRLYEQIAEIYAGFASSRDIYHDKGDGLDILFNKNFRMIIKRMVYSAILTGESSFHIVIPDSDDAATPLRQDFSVLTHNFGEVWSAADCRHRDIHPTRVVTVSSSFLNFTALRKSSSIMNTLLVETLGFLRVNNFTFLKSATLPSVKDMTAHDLAEVKRNVDGVLDDNHKMMILGREDDISNITRSVSPLRDAFEIIVSNITLHSGIPKEILYPVSPSGEGRVGNYDIFYLNIEQISRLMVASFINTVLARFQLKSNWSFKAVKPVSQKEQADIDEKHARTLGTYVELIQKATELARQDLREQVEEQFRAYLNNE
- a CDS encoding ParA family protein, coding for MSTKKVPRVISIASIKGGVGKSTTCLILAKLIAQQHKVLLIDMDTQASITSYYGDQLKARKIHVPTFNTYEMLKGELLADSAVVNVYQNIDIIPSYYSLQDFVKYCWQSKVITFEEAQFFLKDAMQNLTKEYDYILIDNPPSSDILLTNSLFVSDYVITPVVCELWTFESLELIYAQVHDILKLDIPIYIVVTRFKKRSTYRYFYNEFIKRDNFLGVVSERESLNKSIFSKIDFDMTCDYVGEYQTIWNNFISKTDR
- a CDS encoding terminase — protein: MQMEMEQEELDSVSIAFTTLDSGSDETAVQQQKAAAGVSTITIPQEDYKRLKDAYKKLPDIMPREEIDRRVELERNSLTKARLQAEADAFRDSQKLSELEKKCQDYYTPSTIKDAGSVRETKLAFLEAMKRKYSVPKFRVDESGDLDSQIENLCLLVQEFTAYRQTVNTRNREVGKIINNTKAQRHKERWGAAAHV
- a CDS encoding chromosome replication/partitioning protein produces the protein MAQLKPNISLRIENQALYAEKEIKEQRLKKLMERLKSLTVKDIRTKIDMIKTVFEIYDEKLYVVGGYNNFVEFIRTCGTSTTNAYLFIKIGKALKEGHITEQDIIDRGIDHIKMIVKENNYKALQEGKIRKDIPLRILIPSEGTYSYFKSNTKFTSYALDRIYREHRHLLDNLFYEYNLEKKHKKKIDTEDVIYTEE